In Deinococcus puniceus, one genomic interval encodes:
- a CDS encoding transcription elongation factor GreA: MTKDRITMTQRGYDKLQETLQHLKTTRREQISEYMGSALADGDLRESAAYDEARMQQSENEGRIVEIEHQLERALIVAEDSSGGIGLGAKVLVKDAKGVQRKFELVGTYEVDVLNGRISDASPIGVALAGKRTGDSVTVQLPKGTMQFEVLSVEYD, from the coding sequence ATGACCAAGGATCGCATCACCATGACGCAGCGAGGCTACGACAAGCTGCAAGAAACACTCCAACACCTCAAAACCACGCGCCGGGAGCAGATCAGCGAATATATGGGATCGGCACTGGCCGACGGCGACCTGCGCGAAAGTGCCGCCTACGACGAGGCCCGCATGCAGCAGAGTGAGAACGAGGGCCGAATCGTGGAGATCGAGCATCAGTTGGAACGTGCCCTGATCGTGGCCGAGGATTCCAGCGGCGGGATCGGGCTGGGGGCCAAAGTGCTGGTCAAGGATGCCAAGGGTGTGCAGCGCAAGTTCGAACTGGTGGGCACCTACGAAGTTGATGTGCTGAACGGCAGAATCAGCGACGCCAGCCCTATCGGTGTCGCCCTCGCCGGAAAGCGCACAGGTGATTCTGTGACCGTGCAGTTGCCCAAAGGCACCATGCAATTCGAGGTGCTGAGCGTCGAGTACGACTGA
- a CDS encoding PilT/PilU family type 4a pilus ATPase, whose product MTLDELLHEMVTRRVSDVHLQAGSPPMGRVDGVLMPFGTQALMPPDTLKLAQALLTPDQWEDFEYRNELDTAYSVAGLGRFRCNVFRQRGAVGIVMRIVADSIPGFESLGLPVDVMKGFAEASRGLILVTGPTGAGKSTTMASLIDHINRHYSYNIITIEDPIEILHRNKKSIVVQREVGSDTRDFRTALKFSMRQDPDVIMIGEMRDKETVEAALTAAQTGHLVLSTLHTQDAVKSVNRIIDFFAPYERDQIRLLLAESLVGIVSQRLLKRADGVGRVLGTEILLATPLVQEYVKDEEKTALIKDALIEDNIRGMHTFDQNLVELYRHNLITMDEAMNNATSPHELKLMITKSGFAY is encoded by the coding sequence ATGACCCTCGACGAATTGCTGCACGAAATGGTCACCCGGCGCGTGTCGGACGTGCATTTGCAGGCAGGCAGCCCACCGATGGGCCGGGTAGACGGCGTGCTGATGCCCTTCGGCACGCAGGCCCTCATGCCGCCCGATACCCTCAAGCTGGCGCAGGCGCTTCTGACGCCCGACCAGTGGGAAGATTTCGAGTACCGCAACGAGCTGGACACCGCCTACAGCGTGGCTGGACTGGGCAGATTCCGCTGCAACGTGTTCCGGCAACGCGGCGCGGTGGGCATCGTCATGCGAATCGTGGCAGATTCGATTCCGGGCTTCGAATCGCTGGGGCTGCCCGTAGACGTGATGAAAGGGTTTGCCGAGGCGTCACGCGGCCTGATCTTGGTCACCGGGCCGACTGGGGCGGGCAAAAGCACCACGATGGCCAGTCTGATCGACCACATCAACAGGCATTACTCGTACAACATCATCACCATCGAAGACCCGATAGAGATTCTGCACCGCAATAAGAAATCCATCGTGGTGCAGCGCGAGGTCGGCAGCGATACCCGCGACTTCCGCACGGCCCTGAAGTTTTCTATGCGCCAAGACCCCGACGTGATCATGATCGGCGAAATGCGCGACAAGGAAACGGTAGAAGCCGCTCTGACCGCCGCGCAGACCGGGCATCTGGTACTCAGTACCCTGCACACGCAGGACGCCGTGAAAAGTGTGAACCGCATCATCGACTTTTTTGCGCCCTACGAACGCGACCAGATTCGGCTGCTGCTGGCCGAGTCGCTGGTCGGAATTGTCAGCCAACGCCTGTTGAAGCGGGCCGACGGTGTGGGCCGGGTGCTGGGCACCGAGATTTTGCTGGCGACGCCACTGGTGCAGGAATACGTGAAGGACGAGGAAAAAACTGCTCTGATCAAGGACGCGCTGATCGAGGACAACATCCGGGGCATGCACACCTTCGACCAGAATCTGGTGGAACTGTACCGCCACAATCTGATCACGATGGACGAGGCGATGAACAATGCCACCAGCCCGCACGAACTGAAACTGATGATTACCAAATCTGGTTTTGCGTACTGA
- the panC gene encoding pantoate--beta-alanine ligase, which translates to MPQIISDPAELRSVLAGRGRVGFVPTMGYLHEGHATLISQARAECDLLVVSIFVNPLQFGAGEDLNKYPRDLPRDLGVAGGAGADVLFTPSVDLMYPDGFSTRVTVSGVSEGLDGASRPGHFTGVATVVLKLLNLVRPDRVYLGEKDWQQLAVLRRMVRDLNVNVDVIGVPTVRAASGLALSSRNAYLTPEQQARAAVLQRALRAVQDSHAAGETQVQTLQQAGLDVLATDEAVELDYLSIVDAKMQPLDSVEPPSKMPGKTLGVDAQERDRNDRAGGDNRNMTRVLLAARMFGVRLIDNLPLMAALSSEDQASESQAFEAQAPA; encoded by the coding sequence TTGCCGCAAATCATCAGTGACCCCGCCGAACTGCGCTCGGTGCTGGCTGGGCGCGGGCGCGTAGGCTTTGTGCCCACGATGGGCTACTTACACGAGGGCCACGCCACTCTGATCTCTCAGGCGCGGGCCGAGTGCGACCTGTTGGTGGTCAGCATTTTCGTGAATCCGCTGCAATTTGGGGCAGGCGAAGACCTGAACAAGTACCCCCGCGACCTGCCCCGCGACTTGGGCGTGGCGGGCGGGGCTGGGGCCGACGTACTGTTCACACCGTCCGTAGACCTGATGTACCCCGACGGGTTCTCCACCCGCGTGACCGTGTCGGGCGTCAGCGAGGGGCTGGACGGCGCTTCGCGGCCCGGACACTTTACGGGCGTGGCGACGGTAGTCCTCAAGCTGCTGAATCTGGTGCGCCCTGACCGGGTGTATCTGGGCGAAAAAGACTGGCAGCAATTGGCCGTGCTGCGGCGCATGGTGCGCGACCTGAACGTGAATGTGGACGTGATCGGGGTGCCCACCGTGCGGGCGGCGAGCGGGCTGGCCCTCAGCAGCCGCAACGCCTACCTGACGCCGGAGCAGCAAGCGCGGGCCGCCGTGCTGCAGAGGGCGCTGCGGGCCGTGCAGGACAGCCACGCCGCCGGAGAAACGCAGGTGCAGACGCTCCAGCAGGCGGGACTGGATGTGCTGGCAACCGATGAGGCCGTTGAACTGGATTACCTCAGCATAGTAGATGCAAAAATGCAGCCGCTGGACAGTGTGGAGCCGCCCAGTAAGATGCCGGGGAAGACGCTGGGGGTTGATGCACAGGAACGTGACAGGAATGACAGAGCCGGGGGCGACAATAGGAACATGACCCGTGTGCTGCTGGCGGCCCGCATGTTCGGCGTGCGCCTGATCGACAATTTGCCCTTGATGGCCGCACTTTCGTCGGAGGATCAGGCGTCCGAGTCTCAGGCGTTTGAGGCTCAGGCACCAGCATGA
- a CDS encoding phage holin family protein produces MGFLIRLLVNALALYLLTLVYNGVRFAPGADVVGVILAALVLGIVNALIRPVLLLLSLPVNVLTLGLFTLVVNAVVLWIVAGVTVLDVAGFGAAFIGAIVLAVISWALDAVIGAVGLDGKRA; encoded by the coding sequence ATGGGCTTCTTAATTCGCTTGCTGGTGAATGCACTGGCGCTGTACCTGCTGACCCTCGTGTACAACGGCGTGCGATTTGCGCCGGGGGCCGACGTGGTGGGCGTCATTTTGGCCGCGCTGGTGCTGGGCATCGTGAACGCGCTGATTCGGCCTGTGCTGCTGCTGCTGAGTCTGCCCGTGAATGTGCTGACGCTGGGCCTGTTTACGCTGGTGGTGAACGCAGTGGTGCTGTGGATCGTGGCGGGCGTGACCGTGCTGGACGTGGCGGGCTTCGGCGCGGCGTTCATCGGGGCCATCGTGCTGGCGGTCATCAGTTGGGCACTGGACGCGGTGATTGGAGCTGTGGGACTGGACGGGAAACGGGCGTGA
- the purB gene encoding adenylosuccinate lyase: protein MIDRYLTPEMKALWSEASKYRAWLRVELAAMGAQAAHGEVPADAYAALTARAAADPLDEAFAERVAEIEAVTRHDIVAFTRALTERYGEEARFIHHGLTSTDVVDTAQNLLLDEALTVILADAAKLREVCRVQAVAYKYTPTVGRTHGIHAEPMTFGLKFLNWMATLDRDAERLTAARERVRVVMLSGSVGTYAHVSPEIEEAVAAAWGWTAAPITNQTLARDRHAEVLSALAIFGTTLERIAVEIRHLQRSEVREAMEPFGKGQTGSSSMPHKKNPILTENVTGFARLLRGFLTTGLENVALWHERDISHSSAERVILPDATAAASYAARRLTGVLRDLVVFPERMLKNMNDLGGLVFSQRVLHALIDEKGMSREAAYELVQRNALHSWETGEGLRDLLKADAANPLNDAELDAAFDLAFYLRHVDHMYGRFGL from the coding sequence ATGATTGACCGCTACCTGACCCCCGAAATGAAGGCGCTGTGGAGCGAAGCCAGCAAATACCGGGCGTGGCTGCGGGTAGAACTGGCCGCGATGGGGGCGCAGGCCGCGCACGGCGAAGTGCCCGCCGACGCTTACGCCGCCCTGACCGCCCGCGCCGCCGCCGACCCGCTGGACGAGGCGTTTGCCGAGCGCGTGGCCGAAATCGAGGCCGTGACCCGCCATGACATCGTGGCCTTCACGCGGGCGCTGACCGAGCGGTACGGCGAGGAAGCCCGCTTTATTCATCACGGGCTGACCAGCACTGATGTGGTGGATACAGCCCAGAACCTGCTGCTGGACGAGGCGCTGACCGTGATTCTGGCTGACGCCGCCAAGCTGCGCGAGGTGTGCCGGGTGCAGGCGGTGGCCTACAAATACACACCCACAGTAGGCCGCACGCACGGCATCCACGCCGAACCGATGACCTTCGGTCTGAAGTTTCTGAACTGGATGGCGACCCTAGACCGTGACGCCGAACGCCTGACCGCCGCCCGTGAGCGTGTGCGCGTGGTGATGCTGTCGGGCAGCGTGGGCACCTACGCCCATGTCAGCCCCGAAATTGAGGAAGCCGTGGCCGCCGCGTGGGGCTGGACAGCCGCGCCCATTACGAACCAAACGCTGGCCCGTGACCGTCACGCCGAAGTCCTGTCGGCACTGGCGATTTTTGGCACTACGTTGGAGCGGATCGCCGTCGAAATTCGCCACTTGCAACGCAGCGAAGTGCGCGAGGCGATGGAACCGTTCGGGAAGGGACAGACGGGCAGCAGTTCTATGCCGCACAAGAAAAACCCGATCCTGACCGAAAACGTGACCGGATTTGCCCGCTTGCTGCGCGGTTTCCTCACCACCGGACTGGAAAACGTGGCCCTCTGGCACGAGCGCGACATCAGCCATTCCAGCGCCGAACGCGTGATTTTGCCCGATGCCACCGCTGCCGCCAGTTACGCCGCCCGCCGCCTGACTGGGGTGCTGCGCGATCTGGTGGTCTTCCCCGAACGGATGCTGAAGAACATGAACGACCTCGGTGGCTTGGTCTTCAGCCAGCGCGTGCTGCACGCCCTGATCGACGAAAAAGGCATGAGCCGCGAAGCCGCCTACGAACTGGTTCAGCGCAACGCCCTGCACAGTTGGGAAACGGGCGAGGGCCTACGCGACCTACTGAAAGCCGACGCCGCCAACCCTCTGAATGATGCGGAATTGGACGCCGCGTTCGACCTGGCGTTCTATCTGCGGCATGTGGATCATATGTACGGGCGGTTCGGGCTGTAA
- the dxs gene encoding 1-deoxy-D-xylulose-5-phosphate synthase — protein MTRTPEQSASTADLVAASPLTPLLDRVNSPADLKRLSREQLPTLSQELRDEITRVCSVGGLHLASSLGATDLIVALHYVLNSPRDRILFDVGHQAYAHKILTGRRDQMHTVKKEGGLSGFTKVSESEHDAITVGHASTSLANALGMAMARDALGEDYTVAAVIGDGSLTGGMALAALNTIGDVQRKMLIVLNDNEMSISENVGAMSKFMRGLQVQKWFQEGEGASKKAMQAVSKPLADLMSRAKSSTRHFFDPASVNPFAAMGVRYVGPVDGHNVGQLVWLMERLIDLDGPTILHVVTRKGKGLSYAEADPIYWHGPGKFDPATGDLSKTAGGKPTYSWSAAFGDAVTELAKLDPRTFVITPAMREGSGLVGFSKAHPKRYLDVGIAEDVAVTTAAGMALQGMRPIVAIYSSFLQRAYDQVLHDVAIENLNVTFAIDRAGIVGADGSTHNGVFDLSYLRSIPNVRVGLPKDASELRGMLKAAQESPGPFAIRYPRGNTELVPEGTWPDLKWGTWERVQAGTDVVILAGGKALEYALKAAADLPGVGVVNARFVKPLDLEMLREVAASARTLVTVEDNTVLGGFGSAVLEALSDMGLRVPVRVLGIPDEFQDHATVESVHARSGIDAQAIRTVLAELGVDVPLGV, from the coding sequence ATGACCCGCACGCCCGAACAATCCGCCTCTACTGCCGATTTGGTGGCTGCATCTCCCCTCACACCGCTGCTTGACCGCGTGAACAGCCCCGCCGACCTGAAGCGGCTGTCGCGGGAGCAGTTGCCCACGCTGTCGCAGGAGTTGCGCGACGAAATTACGCGGGTCTGCTCGGTAGGCGGGCTGCACTTGGCAAGCAGCTTGGGCGCAACCGACCTGATCGTAGCGCTGCATTACGTGCTGAACTCGCCGCGTGACCGCATTCTGTTTGATGTGGGACATCAGGCCTACGCCCACAAAATACTGACCGGGCGGCGTGACCAGATGCATACGGTGAAAAAGGAAGGCGGGCTGTCGGGCTTTACCAAGGTCAGCGAAAGCGAACACGACGCGATTACGGTGGGCCACGCCAGCACCAGCCTCGCCAACGCGCTGGGCATGGCGATGGCCCGCGACGCACTAGGCGAGGATTACACGGTGGCCGCCGTGATCGGAGACGGCAGCCTGACTGGGGGCATGGCACTGGCCGCCCTGAACACCATCGGGGACGTGCAGCGCAAGATGCTGATTGTCCTGAACGACAACGAAATGAGCATCAGCGAAAACGTGGGAGCCATGAGCAAATTCATGCGCGGCCTACAGGTGCAAAAGTGGTTTCAGGAGGGAGAGGGAGCCAGCAAGAAGGCGATGCAGGCGGTGAGCAAGCCCTTGGCCGACCTGATGAGCCGCGCCAAGAGCAGCACCCGCCACTTCTTCGACCCGGCCAGCGTAAATCCGTTTGCGGCGATGGGCGTGCGCTACGTGGGGCCAGTGGACGGCCACAACGTGGGCCAATTGGTGTGGTTGATGGAACGCCTGATCGACCTTGACGGCCCCACGATTCTGCACGTGGTGACGCGCAAAGGCAAAGGCCTGAGCTACGCCGAAGCCGACCCGATCTACTGGCACGGCCCCGGCAAATTTGACCCGGCCACTGGAGACCTGTCCAAAACGGCGGGCGGCAAACCTACTTACTCTTGGAGTGCAGCATTTGGCGACGCCGTGACCGAACTGGCTAAGCTTGACCCCCGAACCTTCGTGATCACGCCCGCCATGCGCGAGGGCAGCGGTCTGGTGGGCTTCAGCAAGGCGCACCCCAAGCGGTACTTGGATGTGGGCATTGCCGAGGACGTGGCCGTCACAACGGCGGCGGGCATGGCCTTGCAAGGCATGCGGCCCATCGTGGCGATTTATTCCAGCTTCTTGCAGCGGGCCTACGATCAGGTGCTGCATGACGTGGCGATTGAAAATCTGAACGTGACCTTTGCGATAGACCGGGCCGGAATCGTGGGCGCGGACGGGTCTACCCACAACGGCGTGTTTGATCTGAGCTACCTGCGGAGTATTCCCAATGTGCGGGTAGGCTTACCCAAAGACGCCTCCGAGTTGCGCGGCATGCTGAAGGCGGCGCAGGAAAGCCCCGGCCCGTTTGCCATTCGCTACCCGCGTGGCAACACCGAACTGGTGCCGGAAGGCACGTGGCCCGACCTGAAATGGGGCACTTGGGAGCGCGTGCAGGCCGGGACGGACGTGGTGATTCTGGCGGGGGGCAAGGCGCTGGAGTACGCCCTGAAAGCCGCCGCCGACTTGCCGGGAGTCGGTGTGGTCAACGCCCGCTTCGTGAAACCGCTGGATCTGGAGATGCTGCGCGAAGTGGCCGCGAGTGCCCGCACCCTAGTCACTGTGGAAGACAACACCGTGCTGGGTGGCTTCGGCAGCGCGGTGCTGGAAGCCCTGAGTGACATGGGCCTCCGCGTGCCTGTGCGCGTGTTGGGGATTCCCGACGAGTTTCAGGATCATGCCACCGTGGAAAGTGTGCATGCCCGCTCCGGCATAGACGCGCAGGCGATTCGGACGGTGCTGGCGGAGTTGGGCGTGGATGTGCCGCTGGGCGTGTAG
- a CDS encoding PspA/IM30 family protein: MTILDRLSRLLRSNVNDLISKAEDPTKIIEQALQDMRAAYTDARSEVAGAMSQNAKLEREASTNRKLAAEYEKKAEEALRGGSEDLAREALRRAQNHKDLAAGFGEQVAVQSSTVDALKTQLRALEAKIDEMESKKTLLAARQKTAQAGATLDRVSGFDKAGGAMDAFEDMEEKVAGMEDRNKAMGELRKENDFDAQLKDLGRDKDLDDAMAALKAKVQGGSQS, translated from the coding sequence ATGACTATTCTTGACCGCTTGTCCCGTCTGCTCCGCTCCAACGTCAACGACCTGATCAGCAAGGCCGAAGACCCCACCAAAATTATCGAGCAGGCCTTGCAAGACATGCGGGCCGCCTACACCGACGCCCGCAGCGAAGTGGCCGGAGCCATGAGCCAGAACGCCAAGCTGGAGCGCGAGGCCAGCACCAACCGCAAATTGGCCGCCGAGTACGAGAAGAAAGCCGAAGAAGCCCTGCGCGGCGGCAGCGAAGATTTGGCCCGCGAGGCCCTCCGCCGCGCCCAGAACCACAAAGACCTCGCCGCCGGATTTGGCGAGCAGGTGGCCGTGCAGAGCAGCACCGTGGACGCCCTGAAAACCCAGTTGCGTGCACTGGAAGCCAAAATCGACGAAATGGAATCCAAGAAGACCCTGCTGGCCGCCCGTCAGAAGACCGCTCAGGCAGGCGCGACGCTTGACCGCGTGTCGGGCTTCGACAAGGCAGGCGGCGCGATGGACGCCTTCGAGGACATGGAAGAAAAAGTGGCGGGGATGGAAGACCGCAACAAGGCGATGGGCGAACTCCGCAAGGAAAACGACTTCGACGCCCAGTTGAAAGACTTGGGCCGCGACAAAGATCTGGACGACGCGATGGCGGCCCTGAAAGCCAAAGTGCAGGGCGGCAGCCAGAGCTGA
- a CDS encoding MFS transporter yields MMKEGAGAAGGGMLRGRAGIIVAITIAALLLAAGARSAPGVFLTPMTVGTGFGLTTLSAAVSVGLLMFGLGAPLSGYLMDRQGPRRVATFGLVLVALSFGLSALIQTEAHLFILWGVLSGLGTGLVGSVLGATVASRWFQARRGLVTGVFGAATSAGQLMFIPLLTLAAQGAGWRMASLGIGVLALLLTPVFWALLRDRPAEVGLGMDGRPLDPAAPVIVPAKPDGNVMRRALRSRDFWLLSITFFVCGATSNGIIGTHFIAYCGDLGLTAGYAAGMLALMGAFNFVGTLGSGYLTDRLDPRLLLAAYYAFRGLSLLALPLLPPGTGLVFFAVLFGLDYIATVPPTVALTARTFGTANVGTVYGWVFFSHQVGAASATALGGLVRESLGTYGPAFLAAGVLAILAAGLALGVTRQAGVRAAAA; encoded by the coding sequence ATGATGAAAGAGGGAGCGGGCGCAGCAGGCGGCGGAATGCTGAGGGGCCGGGCAGGAATTATCGTCGCCATCACCATTGCCGCGCTGTTGCTGGCCGCCGGAGCAAGGTCGGCCCCCGGCGTGTTTCTGACGCCGATGACCGTCGGCACGGGCTTTGGCCTGACCACCCTCAGCGCCGCCGTCAGCGTGGGCCTGCTGATGTTCGGCCTCGGCGCACCCCTCAGCGGCTACCTGATGGACAGACAGGGGCCGCGCCGGGTCGCCACGTTCGGCCTCGTGTTGGTCGCGTTGTCGTTCGGTCTCAGTGCCCTGATCCAGACCGAAGCCCATCTGTTCATCCTCTGGGGCGTGCTGAGCGGCCTCGGCACTGGTTTGGTGGGCAGTGTATTGGGCGCGACGGTGGCTTCCCGCTGGTTTCAGGCGCGGCGCGGCTTGGTCACAGGTGTGTTTGGGGCCGCTACCAGCGCAGGCCAACTGATGTTTATTCCGCTGCTGACCTTGGCCGCGCAGGGAGCCGGATGGCGAATGGCCAGCCTAGGCATCGGCGTATTGGCGCTGCTCCTCACGCCTGTGTTCTGGGCCTTGCTGCGAGACCGTCCGGCAGAAGTGGGCCTCGGCATGGATGGCCGCCCCCTCGACCCGGCCGCGCCCGTGATCGTGCCTGCCAAACCCGATGGAAACGTGATGCGCCGGGCGCTGCGTTCGCGGGATTTCTGGCTGCTGTCCATCACTTTTTTCGTGTGCGGGGCCACCAGCAACGGCATCATCGGCACGCATTTCATCGCTTACTGCGGCGACCTTGGCCTCACCGCCGGGTACGCCGCCGGAATGCTGGCCCTGATGGGGGCCTTCAACTTCGTGGGCACGCTGGGCAGCGGCTACCTGACAGACCGCCTAGACCCACGCCTGTTGCTGGCCGCCTACTACGCCTTTCGGGGGCTGAGCTTGCTGGCGTTGCCGCTGCTGCCGCCCGGAACAGGGCTGGTATTTTTTGCTGTGCTGTTCGGGCTGGATTACATCGCCACCGTGCCGCCCACCGTGGCGCTCACCGCCCGCACGTTCGGCACAGCCAACGTTGGCACGGTTTACGGCTGGGTCTTCTTTTCTCATCAGGTGGGCGCGGCTTCCGCTACCGCGTTGGGTGGCCTCGTTCGGGAATCGCTGGGCACTTACGGCCCGGCTTTTCTGGCGGCGGGCGTGCTGGCCATTTTGGCGGCGGGGCTGGCCTTGGGCGTGACCCGGCAGGCGGGAGTGCGGGCGGCGGCGGCGTAA
- a CDS encoding gamma-glutamyltransferase family protein yields MTVQPEFPVVRRPVYARRGMVATSQPLAAQAGQSVLAAGGNAVDAAIATAAALTVLEPTSNGIGGDLFALVWDGGEVHGLNASGAAPAALSLDALEERHGGQMPKHGWTPVTVPGAVRGWADLHARFGRLPFAAVLAPAIAYAREGYPLSPVLAAGWARAIRIYSGLNLPVFEEWFRTFAPNGFTPTPGALWRSEAHARTLEAIAATHGASFYDGDLAAQIDAYAQATGGLLRSSDLAAHQSEWITPIAAEYMGHRVHEIPPNGQGIAALIALNVLDGLPLPDHWGDPAGLHLQIEAMKRGFHDAHAHVGDPRHVPVDAAHLLSSANAAAHRAHIGPAAHDPSTHAPSTGGTVYLATADDRGQMVSLIQSNYMGFGSGVVVPGTGIALHNRGHNFSLQAGHPNALAPGRRPYHTIIPGFLTRSDGTPVGPFGVMGGFMQPQGHLQVVLNTVRYGMNPQQALDAPRWQWLAGKTVEVEHSLPAATARALAGLGHDVRVQLDSGSFGRGQMIRRNPETGVLEGGTESRTDGHIAAW; encoded by the coding sequence ATGACGGTTCAACCTGAATTTCCGGTAGTGCGGCGTCCGGTGTATGCGCGGCGCGGCATGGTGGCGACCTCTCAACCGCTGGCGGCGCAGGCGGGCCAGAGTGTGCTGGCAGCGGGCGGCAACGCCGTTGATGCGGCCATCGCCACCGCTGCCGCCCTGACGGTGCTGGAGCCGACCAGCAACGGCATCGGCGGCGACCTGTTCGCGCTGGTGTGGGACGGCGGGGAAGTGCACGGCCTGAACGCCAGCGGCGCGGCCCCGGCAGCCCTGAGCTTGGACGCCCTAGAGGAGCGGCACGGCGGCCAGATGCCGAAACATGGCTGGACGCCCGTGACCGTACCCGGCGCGGTGCGCGGCTGGGCCGACCTGCACGCCCGTTTTGGCCGCCTGCCCTTCGCGGCGGTGCTGGCTCCAGCCATTGCCTACGCACGCGAGGGCTACCCGCTTTCGCCCGTGCTGGCGGCGGGCTGGGCGCGGGCCATTCGCATTTACAGCGGTCTGAATCTGCCTGTTTTCGAGGAATGGTTTCGCACCTTCGCCCCCAACGGATTTACACCCACGCCCGGTGCCCTGTGGCGCAGCGAGGCCCACGCCCGCACGCTGGAAGCGATTGCCGCCACACACGGCGCGTCGTTCTATGACGGCGACTTAGCAGCCCAAATCGATGCCTACGCCCAAGCCACAGGCGGGTTGCTCCGCTCCTCAGACCTCGCCGCGCACCAGTCGGAGTGGATCACGCCTATTGCTGCCGAGTACATGGGCCACCGTGTCCACGAGATTCCGCCCAACGGTCAGGGCATTGCCGCCCTCATCGCGCTGAATGTGCTGGACGGCCTGCCGCTGCCCGACCATTGGGGCGATCCAGCGGGGCTGCACCTGCAAATCGAAGCCATGAAACGCGGGTTTCATGACGCCCACGCTCACGTCGGTGATCCGCGCCATGTGCCTGTGGACGCCGCGCACCTGCTGTCCAGTGCCAACGCCGCTGCCCACCGCGCCCACATTGGCCCCGCTGCCCACGATCCCAGCACCCACGCACCCAGCACGGGCGGCACGGTCTACCTCGCCACCGCCGACGATAGGGGCCAGATGGTCAGCCTGATCCAGAGCAATTACATGGGCTTCGGCAGCGGCGTGGTGGTTCCCGGCACAGGCATCGCGCTACACAACCGGGGCCACAATTTCAGCCTACAGGCGGGCCATCCCAACGCCCTCGCGCCCGGACGCCGCCCGTACCACACCATCATCCCCGGCTTCCTGACCCGCAGCGACGGCACGCCGGTTGGCCCGTTTGGGGTCATGGGCGGCTTTATGCAGCCGCAAGGCCACCTGCAAGTAGTATTAAATACCGTGCGCTACGGCATGAACCCCCAGCAAGCGCTTGATGCCCCGCGTTGGCAATGGCTGGCGGGCAAAACGGTAGAGGTGGAACACAGCCTGCCCGCCGCCACCGCCCGCGCTCTGGCTGGATTAGGCCACGACGTGCGCGTGCAACTCGATTCCGGCTCGTTTGGCCGGGGTCAAATGATTCGCCGTAACCCAGAAACGGGCGTGTTGGAAGGCGGCACGGAAAGCCGGACGGATGGGCATATCGCCGCTTGGTGA
- a CDS encoding SDR family oxidoreductase → MSYGDLVGKTVLVTGATNGIGLVTARELANRGARVTIVGRDAAKTERVAREVNAVGTLLADLSEMSQVRRAAAEFAEKNTALDVLINNAGAFYSKRQESREGVELTWALNHLAPFLMTQELLPLLRATVGARVITVASAAHGMGRIRFEDPEFRTGYSGWAAYSQSKLANILFARELARREPGILSNSLHPGMVRSGFAHNNGGAASLLWGVIDRFAISPEDGAKTTVHLATEGGDGITGRYYSNSRDTMPTSQALDDGAAARLWALSERYVGGAVLAG, encoded by the coding sequence ATGAGTTACGGCGATCTAGTAGGCAAAACAGTGTTGGTCACGGGGGCCACCAACGGCATCGGGCTGGTGACGGCGCGGGAACTGGCGAACCGGGGCGCACGGGTAACCATCGTGGGGCGCGACGCCGCCAAAACCGAGCGGGTGGCACGGGAAGTGAACGCGGTGGGCACGTTGCTGGCCGATTTGAGCGAAATGAGTCAGGTGCGCCGCGCTGCTGCCGAATTTGCAGAGAAAAATACTGCGCTTGACGTGTTGATCAACAACGCTGGGGCGTTCTACTCCAAGCGGCAGGAGTCACGGGAAGGCGTAGAGCTGACGTGGGCGCTGAACCATCTGGCCCCGTTTTTGATGACGCAGGAGCTGTTGCCGTTGCTGCGGGCCACAGTGGGCGCACGGGTCATCACAGTGGCATCGGCGGCGCACGGGATGGGCCGAATCCGCTTCGAAGACCCCGAATTCCGCACGGGCTACAGCGGTTGGGCAGCCTACAGCCAGAGCAAACTCGCCAACATCCTGTTTGCCCGCGAACTGGCCCGCCGCGAACCGGGCATTCTCAGCAACAGCCTGCACCCCGGCATGGTACGCAGCGGGTTTGCCCACAACAACGGGGGCGCGGCTTCCCTGCTCTGGGGCGTGATAGACCGCTTTGCCATCTCGCCGGAAGACGGGGCTAAGACCACCGTACATCTGGCAACCGAGGGCGGCGACGGCATTACTGGACGGTATTACAGCAACAGCCGGGATACGATGCCCACGTCGCAGGCGTTGGACGATGGGGCGGCGGCGCGGCTCTGGGCGCTGAGTGAGCGGTATGTGGGCGGGGCGGTGTTGGCGGGCTGA